In Pseudoliparis swirei isolate HS2019 ecotype Mariana Trench chromosome 22, NWPU_hadal_v1, whole genome shotgun sequence, the DNA window TCTGAGGTAGTTTTAGGCACCATCATGGGCGCTGATCAGAGAAAGAAACAATGTATCAATATGACACGGAGGTGAATGAGAAGAGTATAAAGAGAGgcacgaaagagagagagagatacacaatGAATTAGTAGTGGTTGAATAATGAATTAGTTGTTCCACAGAAAATGATCCAGCAACATAATTGATAatcaattaattatttcatttataatGAAAAAATGCCagacattattattgttatagaCATTGTAATTTGCTCCAAATAACGCTCTCTAGAAGTAGCACAAGAGTGAGCCCAGACCTTCATGTTTGATCTTATCGAAGTAGGCCAACTTTGAGGCAGCAATGATGGGCCTCTGTGTCTGTAGGCAGCCCATCACAGCATCCATTAACAGAACGTTGGTCAGAGCCTCAGTTATGTACTGAGGGTCCTAAAGAGACGGGAAAGAAACCACAGGTTGAAGAAATGTTAGCATACTAGACTGTCATTTACACAAAGGGGGGTAAGAACAACTTTTAAAAGAATTAAAAATTGACTTAACAAAAAGTAACTGAATCCTATATTCATCAGCAGCAGTCAAGTCCACTGGAAGCAGTTGGAAGCTCAAATACAGTCAGGTCCATACAaatttggacattgacacaatCTTCATAATGTTGtctctgtacaccaccacaatggattttgaatgaaacaatcaagctGTGCTTTAAGTGCAGACTGTCAGCTTTAATTTGATGGTATTTACATCCAAATCAGGTGAACGGTgtaggaattacaacacattttatatgtggcccctcctttttaagggaccaaaagtaattggacaaCTGGCTGCTCAGCTGTTCCATGGCCAGGTGTGTGTTATTCCCTCTTTTCTTCATTCACAAGGAGCAGATAAAAGGTCTAGAGTTAATTTCAAGTGTGGTATTTGTGTTTGGAATCTGTTGCTGTCAACTCTCAATATGAAGTCCAAATAGCTGTCACTATCAGTGAAGCACGCCATCATTAGGCTGAAACATCGAAACAAACCTATCAGAGAGATAGCAGAAACATTAGGTGTGGCCAAATCAACTGTTTGGTACATTCTTAAAAAGAAAGAACGCACTGGTGAGCTCAGCAGCACCAAAAGACCTGGAAGACCGAGGAAAACAACTGTGGTGGATGACAGAATAATTATTTCCCTGGTGAAGAAAAACGCTTCACAACAGTTGGCGAGATCCAGAACAATCTCCAGGTGGTAGGCGTATTTGTGTCAAAGTCAACCATCAAGACAAGACTTCACCAGAGTAAATACAGAGGGTTCACCACAAGATGTAAACCATTAGTGAGCCTCAAAAACAGGAAGACCAGATTAGAGTTAGCCAAAAAACATCTAAAAGAGCTGTTAAGTTGTGGAACAACATCCTATGGACAGATGAGACAAAGACCAACTTCTACCAGAATGATGGGAAGAGAAGAGTCTGTAGAGGGGAAGGAACTGCTCCTGATCTAAAGCATAGCACCTCCTCAGTGAAGCCTGGTGGAGGGAGTGTGATGGCGTGGGCATGTGTGGCTGCCAGTGGAACTGATGCCCTTGTATTATTGATGATGTGACTGCTGACACAAGCAGGAGGATGAATTCTGAAGTGTTTCGGGCAATATTATCTGCTCATATTCAGCCAAATGCTTCAGAACTCATTAGACGCCGCTTCATAGAGCAGGTGGACAAGGACCCGAAGCAGACTGCCAAAGCAACCAGAGAGCTTTTTCAGGCAAAGAAGTGTAATGTTCTGCAATGGCCAAGTCAATCACCTGCCCTGAATCCACTGGAGCTGCATGTCACTTgctgaagaccaaactgaagggGAAATGCCCCAAGAACCATCATGAAGTGAAGACAGTGGCAGTAGAGGCCTGGCAGAGCATCACCAGGGATGAAACCCAGCGTCTGGTGATGTCTCTGggttccagacttcaggctgtcattgactgcaaaggatttgcaaccaaatattaaaattgacaattacattgatgattatgttagtttgtccaattacttttggTCCCTTCAAACGGAGGTGCCacatataaaatgtgttgtaattcctacACCGTTCACCTGATGTGGATGTAAAGACCCGGTAATCTTCACGGTGTCTCGATGGATTGTGAAGTGTTTGAAAAGGGGGAGTTTATTTTTCCAGTAGTGAGCCATCATTCGATGTTGTACCTTGTGCAGGTCGGCCATCTTGCGTCCGGCCCACATCTCTTTCACCACAAGGTTCCAGAGTTCGGTCTCGGTCTTCAGATTGGCCTCAAACACCTCGACCCGACCAGAGGTCTGGATACGAAGGGAAGGAATACGAAGAAGTAGAAAAGGAGCTGTGGCGATCTTCACCTCCTGCACAAAGATGTGGAAGTCATGTATTTAAACAGGAGTGCAGGATTATGAACTACGAATCCAAAGATGATTTTAGAGAAACACTTGACCTGTATGTCTCTGAACTTTGTGATTTCTAGGAAGGCCTGTCGTCCAACAGTGAGCAAGACGAGACGTTTCTGAGTCATGGCAATTTTACCGACGCCGAGGGAGGTCTTGACACACGACGACAACTTGTAGACACACTCGCTATTGTCAAGATGCTCGATGACCTCAGAAGGCAAGTTGAAGTCTTGTGCCTCGgcttctgtctccttccagaAGGTGTAGAAGACTCTGAATAGTTTGGGGTCGACCTGCTTTGGCTGGCCtgggaaagacagagagagagagagagagagagagagagagagagagagagagagagagatgcatccAGTTGCAAgcaaagataaaaaatatattcacaaCAAAGAGACATTGAGGGTAAGAGAACATGTGCAATGTCAAGCGGAACATGTACATTAACCCCCTCATTCAAACAAATTAAGTTAGTTCCACGTTCAATGGCAGATGTCTCAGATGAGTGCATATTATTGTTCTTCATGCATTTCTAAAAGGCAGACTGAATTCACAAAGATCCAAATTGTTGTGGTCAAAACAGACTCCCATATGTCAATTACAAGCCATTCAGCTTGATGTTCTTTCCTGTTACACTTTTGTCTGTTTTTGGTATTTTATGGAGACATGCATGCCTTTCACATCGGATAAAAGTCTAAacaaagagaaggagagtgGCTTCAAAGTCTTTGAGTGAAGGGGCTCATTGGTCAGCGGCGTGTCACACCATGAAGTCATGTGGCATCACCATTTCCTTTTTCTGTTTCTCTAAACAGAGACTTCACAGCAAGTCCATTTTCCTTCAACCTACCAATTAGACTTTCTCACTAGAAATGTGCAATGCTTAACTTCGCtctgaagaaaaataaagtgcCTTATCTTACATATCATGGTAGCAAATAGTTTCATTGAGCTTTTTTACTGAAACAAGTGCTGGGTGTGGCCAAACAAAATGCTTGTGAGAGTGATGAAAACACCACAGCTGTGAATTGATAAACCGATCATAGCGCTGAGGGAAACACAGAAAGATATTCTCTAAATAACTATAAGTCTTTTTCTGTTTAAGAAGTAAACATTAAAATACATGGTATCGAAGAAtacagtgtttttgtttcattcacTTCAGTTGGACAGTCTGACATTTAAATGCCGAAGGATTGCTTttacaatctgtgtgtgtgtgtgtgagtgtgtgtgtgtgagagagagagcaaaagagaaTGTGATGTACAGACTGTACTTCACGCTTACAGAGAATTAAACGGGTGCAACAGATCATCTAACGGCTGCCTGATTACACCATGGATGCATTTTTAAGTTTGAGCTTTGATATTGCAACTTTCTATTAAActcatagaaatattcaaataacaaaagaaaccacacacacatcatcctgCCTGTCCCCACTTACCATTAGTGAGAGCGTCAAATAAACGATGTATGGTTGCTACGTCCTTAACAATGCCGCACTCCTGAACGCATCGCACAAACTCCTCCTGATGCAGATGCTTTCGGGGAAGCTCAAACTTCTTGACATGGTCGTCCGGCTGCACCGACGGCTTCTCATTGTCCGTCTCCACCTAACAGAtgagaattaaaaaaacaccatCGCCAATTACATTGTTGAGTTTGCCCTCCGACCCCCACAAGACCGACAGCCGGGTTGTGTAAACTGACTGACCCTGAGGATAAGTCTCTTGAGTTCAGGTCGCCTGTCGGCTTGCTGCCTCTCGTCCCGGTGCAGTGAGTCCACGAGCCATGTGACCAGCTGTGTGGGAAAGATGGCGGTGTCGGTCTTGTTCAGGTTTTGGAAATCGCCCAGAGCGTCCAGCCGCCGCCAACACAATGTGTTAATGAAACCACGCAAGTAGTAGAATCTGCAGGGAGAAAATGATTGTCATCGATGATCAGCAACAGTGTAAAGTGGTCAAATGATTGATTGAACAAATACAAACGAAGGACATAAGGAGCCTCCATAGCAAAGGAAGCAGAATACCTGGCCAGCAGCATAGAGTCCTCCTTTTGGACAGAGAAGATGGCTTTGCCAAGCAGCTGGATCAGCTTCCTGTAATAACTTTGGACGGAGCAGAATGACAGAGAGGCTGGGAAGTCTGGGAGCCTGAACACGCTGGCTGCTTTAGGAGGAGTTCTCAGCGCCAGGACACAAAGAGGCAGTGAGAGAGAagatgtgaagaggaggagaacagaggaatgTTTCATCTTGTGGTCTTCGCCTTGACTGTTTTTGCCTCGGTTGAAGTCTCACCGGAGTCAGACATGATGATCCTGCTCAGCATTGTGTTTCTTTGGAAGCTGAGAGTGTTATCGTGTCCGAGGTCGGGGAGGCTCATCCCCAGTCTCTTACTCGTCGCGCTCCCTGAAATAGAGCTCTTTCTCCGGGCTTGAATCTCCTGCATGGTGCGTCTGCGTGGGACCTCAACCATCGCCTTCATTCTAGACGACACATGATAGACACAATGCTTTTCAAGGGTGCTCATCCAGCACAAAAAGGAGATAAAGAAAGTAtgccagaaaaagaaaatgaatccATGTTGTTGGAGCTCGCCTCACGTGAAGACTCAAGAAACATAGAAACTGTTTGACTGAGCCAGTGAACTCAATTCAATGTGGTCGGGTATGCGTTTGTGTTGACAATAAACATGTGCCTGACTACTTCTGAATGTGGCTTCAGCAACTGGAATGCCATGTATGCCCAGTATATTTATTTTGGATGGGTTTGAGAAGTTACCTGTGTATCTCAGAACGAGTGCTAAGTTCCATTCGAGCAAAGTTGTCCATTTTCCTGTGGAGACGATCCTTGAGGAAGGAATGGAAGATGTGTGTTTCCAACACCTGCAACACGTCAATTTGAAGATGAGCACCTCGCCATTCAagttaaagtaaaacaaattataatcTTGTTCCACAAGTGAGTGTTTACCTGTTTGTAAAACAGCTGTTCAGATGGCTCTCTGGTTTTCAAGAACTCTTCACTGTTAAACACTCGATGTTCATAGTTTAGATGATTGCTGACGTCTCtgttagaaacacacacatgtacacattagCTAAATACACACAGTTGTCGGGAAACATCCTGTTAGATCTCAGTGCaggaagaacacacacagaacctgAATATGTTGACGATCAGTTCCAGCGTGATCCTCTGGATGTCCAGGTTGAGCTTGTGTTGCCACGCTCTTCTTTGCGCCCGCTGCTCACTGATGTCAGTGCAGCTGGCACGGTTGCACTGACTCAGGTCAAAATTAATCTGCAGTGTTTGACTCCTGCAGAACACACATAACATACTATATAAACTAAAAGAAACATACTCACATCTCTTGCCAAGTTTGAGAAAAGGATCAGTAAAGCTGCAAATACACAATCCAACACTAAATCTGATTTGTTTGTTAGTATTTCTGTAAAGTCAATCCTCGAGTACTTTATTTAGTCGTGGCATTACTGTGGGCACCTCTTTGTGAAGCAGTCTGCAGCAGCCGGGGGGATCTCTGGGAGGCCGAGAGTCTCAGAACAAGAAGTGGACACACTTCCGTTATCTATGTTGATGAGGACCAGATCATCGGTTTCCTGGATGGATCAAATAAATCTTGTCCACATTTTGGCTGTAATATATAAACAACTATATGACAATATTTAAACAAAGAAGTTATCTCTGTGATCTAGTCAAATTTAGTCAACATTTGTGAACATGGCCAACAAGAAATAATAGTCAAATGTAATGCAAAGTATTCACTTAGCTGTAGATAACCTTCTTCATTTGACACGTATTTAAAATAATCCAGCCTCTAAACATCCTGAAGTCTGAAAACTCTGTCCTGTCACGCTCACCGACTCTTTTCATCATCATTCTAAATAAGAGATGGATATTTATTACCATACATGTGTATACAATATAAATCCACCACACAGTATTCCAATTATTCCAtcagccacccccccccccccctctcaactttttttcaaaaaactTTGTGAGCAATAATGGTCATGATTTGGAAGCTTGTGTACTCACAGAAGCAACCTCTTCAAAATGGCTGAGATGGCAGCCCATGAGGAAGGCCGTCGGGGCCATGAGGAAGTCCAGCATGCCTCTGGCCAGGACCGGAACGTATGGCTGCTGCCACGACAGAGGCTGCACAGCAAACACCAGGGAGGCCCGGATGGACAAATGAATAGGTCAAAAGATGAAATGACGGATGGGTTGGTGAAGGATCATGAAGGATTCAACACCTTTCAAATGTTGCATTGCAACATGCAAAATATGTTAAGAGCACTAACTCAATAGTAACATATGATTTGAAACTGAATGGAAAGGCTTACAATGTAATTACAGTTCTATTATAGTATTAAATGTAGTGTGCTTCAGCTTCAGCATCCAATGATACATTCATGACGAAGGAGCTTTTATTTTCCTAAATATCAACAGGAAGTCCCTTTTCTAAACAATAGTAGCCCTACTTACTATTTACTGAAACAACCACAAACCATGTAGCTCTGTGCTTCTACGGCCAATGTCTTACTTTAGTTTAAAAACAGGCACACCAAATTTATTTGATTTGATGAAATCATTATGATACCAGAGTTGTGTGATGGATgaagttttaatttaattcaatgaCACATCTAGGGAGAGTGGCTTTAGTCTCAGGTAGACTCTACTCTATATCCTCGCATAGCGTCTAGTTGTTTGATGCGGTATCAATGCTCTAAATGTGGAATATAGCACCTTGTGGCCTTTGCAGATGCGCAGACACCGATTTTCAACGGACCTGCAGAAAAAGCAAGAAGCTCTCCGCCACCAGCGTGAGTCTGGCCCAATCAGCTGAAAACAACACCACCCGCTGCTCCTGCAGGAGACAAGACAGCCCCTACGGAGACGGgcaacagagacacagacacaaggagacGTAGACAAGAGGTCATCTGAGCTTCCTCCTGGTTCACTTACATCAACTCAACAGGTGTGTGTCGtacctggaggagctgctgcggcCTGAAGCAGAAGAAAGGCAGATGGAGGTCTAAATCTATAACTGGATGGTCTTTGTCTTCTCTGGATGGCAATACAATGGTCAGAGGACACAAGGTAAACATCTGGAACAAAACACACAGCGTTACAGTTTGGTTTCTTCTGGCTGCATCACAGTCACAGGTTGGACTAAAAATGAATgtatgtaacaacataacaacaatATGAACCAGATCAATCCTGGCTCATGATATTAtgaatgtctcacacacacacacacacacacaccaaatgtaGTCGTCCAGGAGGGGGAATAGGCACCAGTGCAAGTTTGGCTGCAAACTCCTTCACTTTCTCCTCCATGTCAGATAAATGACAAGTCCTGAGCTGGATTAACAGACTGGCAGAAACAAACAGGAAGATTGTGAATTGTTTTATTCGGTAAAGCTAAACCGATTTAATTCGCCGGGCAGTTTGGTTTCGTACACCGTTTCTCACCAGGACAGACAGTCTTTGAGTGCAGTGAAGTAAGGATACTTGGATATGACACAGAAACTGTAGGCAGAAAAAAGTTTAGAGGACTTGAGGGCTCCAACTCCCTCCTGTAAAGCAGACGTCCCTTCCTGTAGAAACAGGAAAGAGAATGACTTGATTTCATTTAAGTTGGATGTCCCTTTTGAATGTGGGCATGCTGACTGACACACGCTACATGGTTATATTTATGTATCTTAAATTGTTGTTCATTGTAAAACATGTCGTCCTGAGTACCAGTATGGGTCGGTAACATTGCATTACTACTCCATGGGTCTTGTTGCCAAAGACATCAGTGAAGACCAGGAAGTGGAATTGTTCATCTTTCTGTTCATTGGTTACTTGAAGCCCACCTGgaaacaagaataaaaaagcATTTCAACCCATCGGCATGATAAAGTACAGTTACAAGATAACAAAAGTAACAAATCAAATATCTCAATTGTTGACCCGAATATGTGTGTATCAAATACCCGGGAAGCAGAGCTGAGGTAAAGCCATGAGGTCTATGTCTTTGGGAACACTGGCCTCTTCACGTCCGCCTgccgaaataataataataataaaatacaacaacattaAGATCTATTGACGAGATGGGTAAAGTTAAGCCACTGACACATCCCAAACCTTGAGGGAAACAACATGTTTTCGGCTCCACGGAAGTTTTGTAATACTTGAGGATagaagatcaaacaaacagacGCCAGACCTTGGATGGGAGAtgctgcagctggaggaagttgtttccttttcttctggAGAAAAGAGCGCCGCCTCTTCCCATGTGGCCTCACTGCTTCACTCTCAGCTCGTGGTCTGCTCACAAAGGGAGGCGCCAGGATATACAGCACCTCCGGATCCAGCAGGAGGTGCTCTGGAGATCCATTACTGTTCATGGCCTGAGAGGGAGATAAGGAGGAAAGGATCATCTTTAATACGTGTTGCATTCATCTACATTACACATAATATACATGCATTCATGTGGTTCATTTAATATAAGTGAGCaggaaaaaacatattttttaacatGCTGGTTAACTGATCCTGATCATTCTTATCTGGGCATTATTTAGGCGATATTTTGGTTTGTCTGGGCCGATGGTCTCTGTGTATCGTCCCTCTTGGGCATTGCAAAATTATTCAATGGCAAAGATCGTCTTCTTTGCTAagtctaaaataataataaaagacttGGTCCGTGGGAATCTGgagacaattattttatttttaacattttcgGGGGGCATAATTGTGTCATTATAAGaaggaaacctggaggagagagggttgAATCCAACCAGCAGTTTGATATGTTACAGTTGtgcagtttaacccttgtgttgccttagggtcattttgacccgaatcaatattacaccctccccccgccttaggattaatttgaccccattcaatgtttaatgtcggtgttctttcggtagtcaacaaacaaacataaagtgcctcacacttaaacttggaaaacaatattaattctaataattctctggaggttttaattgctggcgtcaaattgaacccaaggggtaaaatatgttagtaaatataaaggtaacaggagggtgaaacattgaatcgggtcaaaatgacccaaaggcggggggagggtgtaatattgattcgggtcaaaatgaccctaaggcaacacaagggttaaagcattGTTACTGCTGCTTTCTTGGCTATGTTTCTCGAAAAAAACGTAATCTCAATGGAACTAGCCTGATTAATGCAAATAAAAAggtaataaaacatgacattgaCCAGTATTCACCATATTCATCAAAGAATCGTGAAATACCAGCAAAACAATACCTGGTAGACCTCACTGAGTTTGTCACTAGATGCTCCGAGCACCACACATGCTTCCAGCAGAACAGGAGGCAGGTGGTCCGCCATCACCGACACCAGGACCCAGTTGGACCAGCAGAACAGGATCAAGGTGCCAACTCAGACCTTCTGGACCACAACCActgacaaaaaacataaaagagATAAGACGTCAGTCAGACAGAGGAGTTAAAGAAAGGTACTTATAAAgaggtggatgtgtgtgtgtgttaataaggCAGACCATTGTTACAGTtctctcatcttcatctttctgCATGAGAACAACATCTATCAGCTAAATGAAGTCCCATGAGGGCTTGTTCCAGGCACCGGCACCCAGTCAGACACCACAACTTTGTTCAAAGAAACAGCTCCTTTGCAATTATTACCGCTACAAGACCCAGAATCAGAGATTAATTAGATTTTATTACATTCAAGATCTCATGGTGCTGTCTCCATGGATCAACCAGAGAAATACAGTGCCTGTGCCTGAGTCATTCTTTGTGACTAAGATAGTACAACGTCTACATGTGTTAGTTGAGTACACTGTGATATTGAATCCTGTGTGAATcagtctttaaaaacaaaatattgttGCCAGCAGATTATCAGATGTCATCATTAGTTTGTGGCACCAGAGGCGCGTTCCTAGGAATCCAAATGGCGATTCAGGAAAACCTCTATATTGTGAAGCTGATTCAAGCTCTGTAGGAGAAATACATGAAACCCAAAGGCATCCATCATGCAATTAGTGTTTATGTCTGCACATCCACATAATGTCATAAAGCATGGACACGTTATCCTACATCTCTGCTGTTCTTTTACCGTCTGTGGTCTGCTCACCACAGTGAAGATAATAGTTTCCCTGTTTCCTGGTTTGGTTCTTTCTTGGAAAATTAGAGTTGTGTGCAGATCAAGAGGgaaacatgcacacaaataaatgGCGTGGATGAG includes these proteins:
- the LOC130212543 gene encoding DENN domain-containing protein 3-like isoform X4; the protein is MADHLPPVLLEACVVLGASSDKLSEVYQAMNSNGSPEHLLLDPEVLYILAPPFVSRPRAESEAVRPHGKRRRSFLQKKRKQLPPAAASPIQGGREEASVPKDIDLMALPQLCFPGGLQVTNEQKDEQFHFLVFTDVFGNKTHGVVMQCYRPILEGTSALQEGVGALKSSKLFSAYSFCVISKYPYFTALKDCLSCLLIQLRTCHLSDMEEKVKEFAAKLALVPIPPPGRLHLMFTLCPLTIVLPSREDKDHPVIDLDLHLPFFCFRPQQLLQGLSCLLQEQRVVLFSADWARLTLVAESFLLFLQPLSWQQPYVPVLARGMLDFLMAPTAFLMGCHLSHFEEVASETDDLVLINIDNGSVSTSCSETLGLPEIPPAAADCFTKRSQTLQINFDLSQCNRASCTDISEQRAQRRAWQHKLNLDIQRITLELIVNIFRDVSNHLNYEHRVFNSEEFLKTREPSEQLFYKQVLETHIFHSFLKDRLHRKMDNFARMELSTRSEIHRMKAMVEVPRRRTMQEIQARRKSSISGSATSKRLGMSLPDLGHDNTLSFQRNTMLSRIIMSDSAASVFRLPDFPASLSFCSVQSYYRKLIQLLGKAIFSVQKEDSMLLARFYYLRGFINTLCWRRLDALGDFQNLNKTDTAIFPTQLVTWLVDSLHRDERQQADRRPELKRLILRVETDNEKPSVQPDDHVKKFELPRKHLHQEEFVRCVQECGIVKDVATIHRLFDALTNGQPKQVDPKLFRVFYTFWKETEAEAQDFNLPSEVIEHLDNSECVYKLSSCVKTSLGVGKIAMTQKRLVLLTVGRQAFLEITKFRDIQEVKIATAPFLLLRIPSLRIQTSGRVEVFEANLKTETELWNLVVKEMWAGRKMADLHKDPQYITEALTNVLLMDAVMGCLQTQRPIIAASKLAYFDKIKHEAPMMVPKTTSETLKHRINPSLGLAEPQTVHVLLYTPGQLTCNDSKSVMNPKLWVALSGGKVVVFDAASWSMLQDCIQVGASQLNCMLGLVQEQVWIGSQDSVIYILDTHSMSCNKQLTEHRQEVTGLTVDLRDQHNGYRDVILSRQHVNLINQQTYSCSCDGTILQWDTASLKVKRQLHLSCERLSSIQIYDGTLWCCGGDCIVEMKKSGTPQRRVELLDEVPGSFSSFIVIPERGQVWTGWANSGELCLWHTNNHTRPSKRISLPSCSGVTCMIRVKDQPLLSP